The genomic interval ACCCGTTTCCGCCGGGCGGGTAACCAGAACGCCGTCCCTGGTGACGATCCAGGCGTTGGTCGAGCCGCCCTCGGTCACGAACCCGTTGTCGTCGACATACCACGCTTCCTTGGCGCCATTCTCCCGCGCGTATTGCTTGGCCAGCACGTTGGGCAGCAGGGCGACCGTCTTGATGTCGACCCGCGGCCAGCGGTTCTCCGTGTAGCTGACAACGGCGATGCCGGCTTCGGCCTGGGCGTCGCCGGCTGCCGGATTGGTCGACTTGGCGGTCACGACTACGGTCGGCGGCACGTCGGCAGCGGGGAAGACATGGTCGCGTCTTGCCACGCCGCGGGTCACCTGAAGATAGACGAGACCGTTGCGCACCAGGTTGCGCCGCGCCACCTGCTTGAGCACGAACAGCAGCGCGGCCCGCGCCATGGGTTGGCGAATACGCAATTCGCGCAGGGAGCGGTCGAGCCGGTCGAGGTGGCGCGGTGCGTCGACGATCTTGCCGCCCCAGATCTCGCACACTTCATAGACGCCGTCGGCGAACTGGTAGCCCCGATCCTCGATATGGACCGCGGCCTGCGCATGGGGAACATAGCGACCGTTGACATAGGCGATGCGGCTCATGCGGACTCCGTCTGGAAAGCGATGCGGCTGGGCCGTAAAGCCCTATCAGAAAACGGCTCCAGATGGATAGCGCTCCCGTCGGGAGCGGGCGCACAACCCACAGGCCGCTCAGAAGAATTCCAGGCTCACCCGGAACATCTGCTCGACCTGGCGTACCCGGTTGGCCAGCGCGAAGATGACGATCCGGTCGCGCGCCTGGATCTGGAGGCTGCCGTTGGGCGTGATCACCTTGCCGGCCCGGTACACCGCGCCGATGCGGATGCCGGACGGCAGGTCGATGTCGCGCAGCGGACGTCCGACAAGCGGCGACGTCTCCAGCGCCTCGGCCTCGATGACCTCGGCCGCGCCGTTCTGCAGGGAATGGACACCGCGTATGCGCCCGCGCCGCACGTGCTGTAGGATGCGCGAGATGGTCACCGCACGCGGATTGATGAAGGCGTCGATGCCGAGCGCATTGGCAAACGCCGGATAGCTCGGATTGTTCAGCAGCGACAGGTTGCGCCGGCAGCCCATCTTCTTGGCCATGACGCAGGCGAGAATGTTCACCTCGTCGTCGTTGGTCAGCGTGACCATCGTGTCCGCGTCGGCGACGTCGGCCTCCTCCAGGATCGCCTGGTCGAGCGCACTGCCGTGCAGCACCACGGCCCGCTTCAGGTCGTCGGCGATGTGCACGGCCCGCTCGCGCGAGGATTCGATCACCTTGATGCGGGTCTTGGACTGACGCTGCTCCAGCGACTGGGCGACGTAGAGACCGATGTTGCCGCCACCGGCGATGACAACCCGGTTGGCTTCGGGCTCCTCGTGGCCGAACAGGCCGAGTGTCCGGCGCACCTGGTCGCGCCGTGCCACCACATAGGCAAGATCGCCGACCAGAAGCGCGTCGCTGCTCTTGGGCACGAACAGCTTGCCGCCCCGCACGACGCCGACGACGACGGCACCGAGATCGGGAAACAGGTCGGTAAGCTGGCGCAGCGGCGTGTCGACGACCGGGCAGTCCTCCTCGCACATGATGCCGACCACGACCACATGGTCATCGGCAAAGCGTACCGTCTCGACCGCGCCCGGCAGCGCCAGACGGCGCAGCACCATGTCGCCGACCTCGATCTCAGGCGAGATGATCACGTCGATCGGCATGTGCTCGCGCGAGAACAGACTCTGCCAGCGCCCCTGCAGGTAGCTCTGCGCCCGCACGCGCGCCACCTTGGTCGGCACATTGAACAGGGAATGGGCGACCTGACAGGCCACCATGTTGACCTCGTCGTAGAGGGTCACGGCGATGATCATGTCGGCCTGGTCCGCGCCGGCCTGGGCCAGCACGTCGGGATGAGCGCCGTTGCCGACGAAACCGCGCACGTCGAGCTGGTCGCCGATGGCATTAACGAGCTTCGGCGAGGAATCGATCACCGAAACGTCATTCTGCTCGGCCGCGAGCCGTTCCGCGATCCCGTAGCCGACCTGGCCAGCCCCACAGATTACGACCTTCATCGATCTGCCCTCATGCTTCTCGGCGCTGCTGCGGCGTCAGGATAAACCCAAAGTCTTCAGTTTGCGATGCAAGGCGGATCGCTCCATGCCCACGAACTCCGCCGTCCGCGAAATGTTGCCGCCGAATCGCTTGATCTGCGCCTGGAGATAGTCGCGTTCGAAGATCTCGCGCGCATCGCGCAGCGGCATCGACATCAGATGCTCGCCGCCGCCGGTCGTCGGCAGGTTCGGTACCATGGCGCCGACTTCCGCGGGCAACAGATCCGCGGTGATGGTCGACTCCGGGTCGCCGCGGGTCAGGATCATCAGCCGCTCGACGTTGTTGCGCAGCTGCCGGATGTTTCCCGGCCAGTCATGCGTCTGCAGGACAGCCATCGCGTCGTCGCCGATCCGGCGCATCGGCAGGCCCGAGGCGGCAGAAATCTGTTCCATGAAGTGGCGGACCAGGATCGGCACGTCCTCGCGTCGCTCGGCCAGGCCAGGCACGCGCAGCGGCACGACGCCGAGGCGATGATAGAGATCCTCGCGGAAGGCGCCTTCCGCAATCGCACGCTCCAGGTCCTTGGCCGTCGAGGACAGGATGCGGATGTCGACCTGCACCCTGGTCGCGCCGCCGACGCGGGTAAAGGTCTGGTCGACCAGCACGCGGAGAATCTTGCCCTGGGTCTCGCGCGGCATGTCGGCGACCTCGTCGAGATACAGAGTTCCGCCGTGCGCCTCCTCAAGCGCGCCGACCTTCCGCAGGCCGCCGCTGGCGTCCTCGATGCCGAACAGTTCATCTTCCATGCGTTCGGGCGTGATGGTGGCGGCGTTGATCGCGACGAAGGGGCCGCGTGCGCGGGGCGACAGGTCGTGGATCATGCGCGCGGCCAGTTCCTTGCCCGATCCCGAAGGGCCAGAGATCAGGATCCGGCTGTTGGTCGCCGCAACCCGTTCGATCGTTTGGCGCAACTGGTTGATCGCGCTCGATTCGCCGACCAGCCGCATTGTGTCGCCCGAGCGCTGCTTGAGCTCGCGGATCTCGCGCTTCAACTTGGACGCTTCCAGTGCCCGGTCGGTGATCAGAATCAGCCGGTCGGCCTTGAACGGCTTCTCGATATAGTCGTAGGCGCCGCGCTTGATTGCCGAGACGGCGGTCTCGATGTTGCCGTGGCCCGAGATGATGACCACCGGCAGGTCCGGATCCTGTTCCCGGATGACGTCGAGCAGCGCCAGGCCGTCGAGTCGGCTGCCCTGCAGCCAGATGTCCAGGATCACCAGCGAGGGCCGCCGCTCCTTGATCGCCGTCAGCGCGCTGTCGCTGTCAGCGGCCGTGCGGGTGCCATAGCCCTCGTCGTCGAGAATGCCCGCGATCATCTCGCGGATGTCGGTCTCGTCGTCAACAATCAGGATATCATATGCCATCTGCGGCCACTTTTACTTTTTCATCAATGGGTTGAATGTCAGAAACGTCTTCCGTGGCGATCCGCAGCCGGACCATGGCGCCGGTCTTTCCGACCTCGAGATCCGGCGCATCGAGCAATTCGATGCTCCCGCCATGGTCCTCCATGATCTTGCGCACGATGGCAAGGCCGAGGCCGGTGCCCTTCTCGCGGGTCGTCATGTAAGGCTCCAGCAGGCGCTGCCGGTTTTCCTGCGGAAGGCCGACGCCGTTGTCGATGACCTCGATCGCCTGCCCCTCCGCCTCCTCGCGCAGCCGGATCCGGATCTGTCCCTTCGGCAGGTCCTCGCCACAGCGCCCGGCAATGGCTTCCGCCGCATTCTTGATCACGTTGGTCAGCGCCTGGCCGATCAGCCGGCTGTCGTAATAGGCGTTTACCGGCGTCTCGGGCAGGTCCGTCCTGATATCGATATCCGGATTGCCGACGCTTTGCATGAACACCGCCTCGCGCACCG from Polymorphum gilvum SL003B-26A1 carries:
- a CDS encoding D-amino-acid transaminase — protein: MSRIAYVNGRYVPHAQAAVHIEDRGYQFADGVYEVCEIWGGKIVDAPRHLDRLDRSLRELRIRQPMARAALLFVLKQVARRNLVRNGLVYLQVTRGVARRDHVFPAADVPPTVVVTAKSTNPAAGDAQAEAGIAVVSYTENRWPRVDIKTVALLPNVLAKQYARENGAKEAWYVDDNGFVTEGGSTNAWIVTRDGVLVTRPAETGILRGVTRSVVLDLVVREGLAFEERPFSLEEAKTAREAFVTAASTLVMPVVRIDDTPVGNGHPGSVAGQLRRAFHTASHLEDI
- the trkA gene encoding Trk system potassium transporter TrkA, encoding MKVVICGAGQVGYGIAERLAAEQNDVSVIDSSPKLVNAIGDQLDVRGFVGNGAHPDVLAQAGADQADMIIAVTLYDEVNMVACQVAHSLFNVPTKVARVRAQSYLQGRWQSLFSREHMPIDVIISPEIEVGDMVLRRLALPGAVETVRFADDHVVVVGIMCEEDCPVVDTPLRQLTDLFPDLGAVVVGVVRGGKLFVPKSSDALLVGDLAYVVARRDQVRRTLGLFGHEEPEANRVVIAGGGNIGLYVAQSLEQRQSKTRIKVIESSRERAVHIADDLKRAVVLHGSALDQAILEEADVADADTMVTLTNDDEVNILACVMAKKMGCRRNLSLLNNPSYPAFANALGIDAFINPRAVTISRILQHVRRGRIRGVHSLQNGAAEVIEAEALETSPLVGRPLRDIDLPSGIRIGAVYRAGKVITPNGSLQIQARDRIVIFALANRVRQVEQMFRVSLEFF
- a CDS encoding sigma-54-dependent transcriptional regulator, coding for MAYDILIVDDETDIREMIAGILDDEGYGTRTAADSDSALTAIKERRPSLVILDIWLQGSRLDGLALLDVIREQDPDLPVVIISGHGNIETAVSAIKRGAYDYIEKPFKADRLILITDRALEASKLKREIRELKQRSGDTMRLVGESSAINQLRQTIERVAATNSRILISGPSGSGKELAARMIHDLSPRARGPFVAINAATITPERMEDELFGIEDASGGLRKVGALEEAHGGTLYLDEVADMPRETQGKILRVLVDQTFTRVGGATRVQVDIRILSSTAKDLERAIAEGAFREDLYHRLGVVPLRVPGLAERREDVPILVRHFMEQISAASGLPMRRIGDDAMAVLQTHDWPGNIRQLRNNVERLMILTRGDPESTITADLLPAEVGAMVPNLPTTGGGEHLMSMPLRDAREIFERDYLQAQIKRFGGNISRTAEFVGMERSALHRKLKTLGLS